In Halarcobacter mediterraneus, the genomic stretch CTTCTAAAAAAAAGAAAAATATTAATTACAGGACAATTATTAACAGTTATTGCAATCTTAATAAGTATTCCTATTCCATTAATGCTTCCTGCTTTAGTTGATGAAGTTCTTCTAGGAAATCCTGCTTTTTTTGTATCTTCAATAAATAAAATATTTGGGGAAGGAAATGAATTTTATTATATTTTTATAATAACTGTTTTAGTAATTCTTTTAAGACTTCTTCATCTTATAATATCAGTTTTACTTACAAAAATATTTACAAATATCTCAAAGTATATAACTTTTAGAATAAGAGAAAAGCTACTTTTACACTTAAAAAATGTTTGTATGAATGAATATGAAAGTTTAGGCAGTGGTTCTATTACTGCAAACTTGATAACAGATATAAATACCTTAGATAATTTTATTATGTCAGGAATTAGCAAACTTGTAACTTCTGTTCTAAGTTTATTTGCTGTTGCAATTGTAATTATTATGATTCATCCATTATTGGGATTAATGATTATAATTATACAACCACTTATAATGTATTTATCCAAAAGAATTGTGAAGAAAGTTGGTGATTTAAAAAAAGAAGAGAATCAAGCAATTTCGGAATTCCAGGATAATATTGGAGAATCCTTGGATTTATTTGGACAAATCAAAGCTAGCAATAAAGAAGATTATTTTTTTGAAAATGCTATTAGTAAAGCAAAGAATATTCAAATTAGCTCAAATAAATTCAGTTACAAAAATGTGATATATCAAAAATTCTCTTTTACACTATTTTTGATTTCTTTTGAAGTTTTAAGAGCCAGTGGCTTATTAATGGTTGTTTATAGTGATTTATCAATTGGTATGATGTTAGCTATGTTTGCATATATTTGGTTTATTATAAATCCTGTAAATGATATTCTTTCATTCCAATATTTTTATTCAACTGCAAAAGCAGCATTAAATAGAATAAATAAAATTTTACAACTAAAACAAGAACCAAGAGGAATAGAATCTTTTAATAATAAAGGTTTAAATATTAAATTAAGTAATCTTAATTTTTCTTATAATAGTGGTGATAAAATTTTAAGTGATATTACAATAAATATAAAACAAGGGGAAAAAGTAGCCTTAATTGGTGCTAGTGGTAGTGGAAAAACTACTTTAGCTCAAATAATTGCAGGCTTTTATACAAAAGACAGTGGAGAAATCACTTATAATAATATTTCAATTGAAAATATAGATAAAAAAGAATTAAGAAAGAATCTTTTCTTAGTACTTCAAATGCCTATACTTTTTAATAATACACTAAGGTTTAATCTAACTATGGGGAAAGAAATAAAAGAAGAAACTATTTATAAAGTTTTAGAAATAACTCAATTGAAAGATGATGTATTATTAATGAAAGATAATATTGATACAATTGTTGGAAAACATGGTATAAGACTAAGTGGAGGACAAAGGCAAAGATTAAGTATTGCAAGAATGCTCATAGCAAATCCTTCAGTTGTAATTTTTGATGAATCCACCTCAGCTTTAGATGTTCATACAGAAGCAAAAATATTTAATAACTTAGAAAATATTTTAAAGGAAAAAACTGTTATTACTATTGCTCATAGATTAAGTACAATAAAAAATGCTGATATAGTTTATGTACTTGATAAAGGAAAAGTTATTCAAAGTGGTAACCATAATGATTTAGAATTAGAAGAAGGTCACTACTTAAATTTTATAAAAAAACAATTAATATAAAGGAAAAAAATGAAAGAAAAAATAAACAAAATTTTAAAGGAAAATCCAGAGATTTCAACCATTGATATTGCAAAACAATTAGAAGTAAGTGAATATGTAGTCTTGCAGAACATAAATGAAGATTTAGCAAAAGCTGTTGATAAAGAAAAGTTTGATGAAATCATTGAAGATATTTCAACTTGGGGGAAAATTCTAATGATAAAAATAACCCCTTCATTTGTTATAGAAATAAAAGACTTTATGCCCACTGGTACATATGGACATGGTTACTATAATTTTAATTCAAGTAACTCTTCCATTTCTGGACATTTAAAAGTTAGTAATATTGAAAAGATAATTTTTGTATCTAAAAAACATAGAGGAATGTTGTCTCATAGTATTGTATTTTATGATTCAAAAGGAGAACATATATTTAAAATTTTTGTTACTAGAGATAAAAATAGAGAACTTATCCAAGAACAAGTTGATAAGTTTATGAATTTAAAAAATAGACTATAATAATATTAGAAGTGTTTTTTATAAATAACACTTCTAATCCTCAACAAGATTATCTAAGATATATCTTTCTAAGTCTTTTTTAGAAATTTCATCTTTTATAGCTTGTTCATAAATCTTTTCTATTTTTCCATTATACTCTTCATAAGAAAAATATGGAAATCTTAATTTCCAAGATTTTTTTATTTGCCTCTTTGTAACTACATCTCTTAACTTAGATATAAAAAAATTAAAACCTATGAAAATAACAGCTGTAATAATCATAGCACCTAAAATAGAAATATGAGGGTCTATGTTAGCCAAAGGTTTATGCATTAAAGTAGAAATAGGTACAATAATTGCTAATACAATTAAGATATAAACTATATAAGCTCTTCCTAATCTAAGTCTAAATCCTAATTTTCCTGGGTCTACATGCATTCCTTCATTATATTGTCTATTTGCATCTAATAAATCTCTTAATAAGATTGGTTGTTTTGATAAAATATATACATAGTCTAAAACTCTATTTATTAATGTTCTATCTCTATGGGGCATGTTCTTTCCTCTACTACTAATTAAAGCTATTTTATCTAAGATTTCTTTAGATTCTTATACATTATAATATTTTGCCTTATGATGGGGAACAACAATTGCACAAGTTGATTGTTCAGGATGAATTTGAAAAGTCTCACTTAATTCTATTCCAAACTCTTCTGGTTTTAATAAATCAAACATATCTCTACTTTGTTCTAAATCAGGACAAGCTGCATAACCTGGAGAATATCGACATCCTACATACTGTTTCATTTGTACATCATGTAAAGTATTCCCTTCTTTTGGAACAATATCAAGATCAAGCCTTATTTGCTTATGTAAAACTTCTGCTAAGGCTTCTGCTAACTCAACACCTAATCCATGTACTTGATAATATTCAGTAAACTTACTATCTTTATAAAGTTCAGCTTCATAAGGACTTAGTTTTAATCCTGCACTTGCAAAAGTAAAGGCAACTACATCAAGTCTATCATTTGCAAAATAATCAGCTATACATCTATGAGGTGTCTTTCTTTGTCTAGGGAACTGCATTACTTTTATTGCTTTTTCTAAAGGTGGAATATTTTTTGCTTCTTCTAAAGAATGAAATGCATAATCTTCACTAAAAATATATAATTTATTCTCTTTTGAAATACAAGGATAATAAGCATAAATAGCAATTGGGTCAAAAAGTTCTTTTTCAATAAACTCTTCTTTTAATCTTTCATAAATAGGTTCAACCACATTTTTTTCATGCTCTAAAAACTTTTCTTTTGAATTTTTAGCTCTTTTATAACCCCATCTTTGTCTAAATAAAACCCTATGGTTAATCCATTTGAAAACTAAGTCTTTATCAATAACTGAATTATCAAGAGCAACTCTTCCCCATAATGGAGGGAAAGTGAATTCTCCTGCTTCTGGAAGTACAACATCTTCTTCATTGATAACTACTTCTTTTTCTTCTTTTCTTGCTACTTCTTCTTCATCAACTAAATCAGCTGCAAGTGCAGTATTTTCTAGGTCACCCTCTTCAATTCTTTGCATTGAAACAACACCATCAAAAGCATCTCTACAATAAAAAATTGGACCATCATAAATTGATCTACAATAATCATTTACAAAACCTTTTGTAAGTGCAGCTCCACCTAAAAGAACAGGAATATCAATACCTTGTTTTTGTAACTCTTCAAGATTTTCTTTCATTACTGCTGTTGATTTTACAAGTAAACCACTCATACCAATAGCTTGAGCTTTATGCTCACGTACTGCTATAATAAAATCATTTAAATCAGCTTTGATACCAATATTGATTACTTTAAATCCATTATTAGAAAGAATAATATCAACTAAGTTTTTACCAACATCATGCACATCACCTTTAACTGTACCCAAGACTAGTACTGTTTCACTAGCTTTCTCTTCTTTTGGTAAATATGGATTTAAAGCATCAACTGTTGCTTTCATAGTCTCTGCACTTTGAAGTACAAATGGTAACTGCATTTGTCCACTTCCAAATAATTCTCCAATAACTTTCATCCCATCAATTAGCCACTCATTTACTATGATTTCTGGATTTACTTCATGTCTTAACTCTTCAACTAGTGGTAACATTCTTTCTTTATCACCATCAAGTAAAAGCTTTTTAACTTTATCTATTGGTGCAAGTTTTTGGTACTCTTCATCACTTTGCTCTTCCATATCATCAACATTTGCAAAATGCTCTATAAATTTAAATAAAGGGTCACCATCTTCTTGATTATTGAAGATTAAATCATCACAAGCTTTTCTATCATCATCGGAGATTTTATTTAGTGGTAAGATATGTTTAACATTTACAATAGCAGAAGTTAATCCAGCTTTTACACAATGATCAAGATAAATAGAGTTTAAGTAAACTCTTGCTTTTTGGTCAAGACCAAATGAGATATTAGAAAGTCCAAGGGTAGTTCCTACCTCTGGATGACGTAGCTGGAATTCTTTAATTGCTTCAAGTGTTTCAATACCTGCAGTTCTATACTCATCATCCCCTGAACCAATAGTAAAGGTAAGCATATCAAATACTAAATCATCAGGTTTAAATCCATGTCTATTTACACATAAATCATAGATTCTCTCTGCTACTTCAAGTTTTCTTTTCTTACTTTTTGCCATACCAACTTCATCAATTACAAGACAAACCAGGGCTGCACCAAACTTTTTAGCTAACTTACAAATAACATCAAATTTTTCTTCCCCATCTTCTAAGTTAACTGAATTGATAATACATCTTCCACCAATTTGTTTTAAAGCAGCTTCTAATGCTGGAACTTGCGTTGAATCTGGCATTAAAGGAAGTGAAACTTTTTGAGAATATAAAGATACTACTTTATCCATATCTCCTGTTTCATCACGTCCTGCAAATCCAACTGACACATCAATAACATGAGCCCCTGCTCTTACTTGTTGTTGTCCTACTGAAAGTGTTCCTTCATAATCATTTGCTTTAAGTAATTCTCTAAAGGCTTTTGAACCCGTTGCATTAGATCGCTCACCTATTAAAAGTGGTGCAGGATCTTGCTTTAAAGGAACTACATTAAATAAAGAAGATAAAGAAGCTTTTAAAAACCCACTTGGTTTTCTTGGTTTAATCCCTTCAACAGATTTAGTTAAAGCTTCTATATGCTCAGGAGTTGTACCACAACAACCACCTAAAAAAGACACTCCATTAAACTCTAAGAATTCTTTTGTTAATTCTGTAAACTCTTTTGGTTGCATTGGATAATAAGTTTGTCCACCTCTATTTTGAGGAAGACCTGCATTTGAGTGTACAGAAATTGGGAATTTGCATACTTCACTTAAAGTTTTAACATGCTTATGTACTTGTTTTGGTCCAGTACCACAGTTAAAACCTAAAGATAAAATATTAAAAGGTTCCAGAATAGCTGCAATTGTCATTGCATCTGTTCCAATAAGCATAGTTCCACTAAGTTCAATAGTAACTGAAACCATAATAGGAGTTTCAGGTGAGACTTCCTTTAAAGCATGCAATGCTGCTTTTATTTGTAAGGGATCTTGACAAGTTTCAAGTAAAAAGATATCTGTTCCCCCATCAATCAAACCTTGAGCCATAATCTTATAGCCCTCAAACATTTCATCATAAGATATATGACCTAAAGAAGGTAATTTTGTTCCAGGTCCTATTGAACCTAATACAAATCTAGGTTTATCTTCTGTACTAAACTTTTCACAAGACCTTTTTACAAGTTGGGCACCTAACTTTGATAATTCATATGAAGTTTCAGGAATATCATATTCATCTAAAACCCATGGCATAGAACCAAAAGTATTAGTACTAATTAAATCAGCACCAGCACTTGCATACGCATCATGAATTTTTTCTAAAATATGAGGAGCTGTTAAATTTAGAAGTTCATTGCAGCCTTCTAAGTTTATACCTTCATAAATCCAATATTCATCTTTGATATCGGCCACTTGAAGCTGTGTTCCCATAGCTCCATCAATAATTATAACTTTTTCTTCTATTAGTTTTTTTATATCTATCATTTTTTCTTATATTTTCACTTCTTTATTATATTAATATCTAAATAGTATATTTAAAAGCATATTAAAAATCAAACTATTTCTTCTGAAGAATCACTCTAATAACACTTGCTTCCCCTTGGTGACCTTTACCTTCATTAAGATGAGTAATAACTTCTTCAACTTTAATTTTTTCACAAGAAGGAAAAGATTCTTTAAAATCCTCTACACTATAAAGCAAGTCTAAGTCTTTTGGACCACCACTATTGTAAGCTAATTGGTTAGTAGAAAAAAATTCTCCTATAAAGTATCCATTAGTTTCTAAAGCATTTTCGATATTTTCAAACAATCTTTTTCTATCATTTTTATGCATATGCAAATATGAAGAGACAATAGAACCATACTTTTTGTTTACTTCCCAATGATTTAAATCAATACACTTTGTTAGGATATCCACATCATGCTCTTTAGCAAATTGCTGTAATTTTGATAATCCTATATTAGAGGCATCTAAAGCAGTTACTTTAAAACCTTTTTTAGCTAAAAAGACAGCATTCCTACCTTCTCCTTCACCTAAACATAAGACATCTTTACTTCTATCAAAATTCTCTTTACAAGACTTTATAAACTCATTTGCTTCTTTCCCATAAAAATACTCATTTACTGAAAACTTATCATTCCAAAAATTTTGTTGGCTCATTATATTTTCCTTTATTTTAAAAGTAGAATTTTATCTTAGGAAGTTAAAAATATCATTTTTTTATATATTTATAAATTAAACTTATCTGTTTTTAATTTATAATCTTTATCTCACTTTATTTTAATATTTCTTTAGCTAATATATTTCTTAAAAATTTTATCGTAGGATATTTAATATGACTGAAGCTAAATACATCTGGATGGATGGGGAATTTGTTAATTGGCAAGATGCAAAAGTACATGTATTAAGCCACACATTGCATTATGGGAATGGTGCGATTGAAGGTACAAAAGCTTATAAGACGCATGATGGAAGATGTGCTATTTTTAAACTAGAAGAGCACACTAAAAGATTAATTAACTCTGCAAAAATGACACTAATTGATGTGCCTTTTACAGCTGATGAATTAAATGAAGCACAAATTGAACTATTACAAAAAAATGAACTATTTGAAGGTGCTTATATTAGACCATTAGTATATTTAGGATATGGTGTTATGGGACTTTATCATAAAGACGCACCTGCCCAAGTTTCAATCTCTGCTTGGGAATGGGGAGCATACTTAGGTGAAGAAGGAATGAAAAAAGGTGTTAGAGTAAAAATTTCATCTATGACAAGAACTCCTAATACTTCAGGTATGGGTAAAGCAAAAGCAGTTGCTAATTACCTTAACTCTCAAATGGCAAAATTTGAAGCAGTTGAAGCAGGATATGATGAAGCATTATTAAGAGATGACCAAGGTTACATTGCTGAAGCTAGTGGAGCTTGTTTTTTCATCGTTAGAAATGGAGAGATTATCACACCTCCAAATGATAACTCACTTGAATCAATTACTCAAGCAACTGTTCTTGACTTAGCTGAAGACTTAGGATACAAAGTTACAAGAAGAAGAATTACTAGAGAAGAAATATATATTGCAGATGAAGCCTTCTTTACAGGTACAGCTGTTGAAGTAACACCTATCAGAGAAGTTGATTGTAGAGTTATAGGAGAAGGGGAAAGAGGACCTATAACAGAAGCATTACAAACAGCTTATTTTGATGTAGTTCAAGGGAAAAATGAAAAGTATCAAAAATACTTAACTTATATAAACTAAAAAGGGAAAATGTATGCCAATAGATAATGACTATTTCAAAAATAGACAACAAAATAAAAACAACTCAAACAACAATGGAGGTGGAGGAAACTACCAACCTCCTTTTGAACCACCTGAATTTTTTAAAAACTTTGGGAAAAAAGCAGGTTTTATATATGCAATTATAATAATAGTTGCTATCTTATTCATCTTTAAACCTTTTGTGATAATTGAATCAGGGCAAGTTGGGATTAAAGTTACAGCAGGTAAATATGAAGATAGACCTTTAAATCCTGGTTTTCACTTATATTTTCCTGTAGTCCAACAAGTTATTGTAGTAGATACAAAAGTAAGATTAATAAACTATGCTTCAATTGAAACAAGTGGTAGTGGTGGTTTTGATAGAAGTATTAAACTAAATCCAGCAATTAATATTCTTGATGCAAGAGGTTTACCTGTTTCTATTGAATTAACAGTTCAATATAGACTTACAGCTGCAGGAGCTCCTGTTACTATTGCTACTTGGGGTAGAGGTTGGGAAGATAAAATTGTTAACCCTGTAGTAAGAAATATTGTAAGAAATGTTGTTGGTGGATTTAATGCGGAAGAGTTACCAACAAGAAGAAATGAAATTGCTACAATGATTGAAAATGGAATTAGAACAGAAATTGAATCACTAAAAGACAAACCCGTATCAGTTGAATCTGTTCAATTAAGAGAAATTGTTCTTCCTCAAAAAATCAAAGATCAAATTGAGAGAGTTCAAATAGCAAATCAAGAAGCTCAAAGAGTAAGATATGAAGTTCAAAGAGCAAAACAAGAAGCAGAGAAAAAAGCAGCCTTAGCAAAAGGGGAAGCTGATAAGAATAGAATTGAAGCACAAGGTAGAGCAGATGCAGTTACAATTGAAGCAAAAGCACAAGCTGCTGCAAATAAATCAATTGCCGCTTCACTTACATCAAATTTACTTAAAATGCAACAAATCCAAGTGCAAGGTAAATTTAATGAGGCACTTAGAGAAAATAAAGATGCAAAAATTTTCTTAACTCCTGGTGGTTCTACTCCAAATATTTGGGTTGATACAAAAAACAAATCAAGAGATACAGCAATTAATCAATAAGAGTGATTTTTCACTCTTATTGTAAAAATAGAAAATGTTAAAAACAATTTTTTTCTTGCTCAGTCCTTTTTTCTTAGTCATTGCTTCTGATAATGTGAATTTACAAAACAAAAATATTGAAATCAAAATATTAAATGAAAAAAGTGTAAAAAAAACAAAAGATGATTATGAAAAAGAGATTAATTTATTAGAAAAACCCAAAGGTCTTAAAGAAGACACAAAAGAAAAAGAAGACTCTCTTAAAGTTGATGGTGGGGTTAATTTCAATAAAGAAACAAAAACTCTTGAAAGTATAAATATAAACTTAGGAAAAAAGTTTTAAGGTAAAACATGGAAACTATAGACTTAATAGACTGGGAAAAGATGGACGGGTTAATCCCCGTAATTACTCAAGATGCAAATACAAATGAAGTTCTAATGTTAGCTTACATGGATAAAGAAGCTTTAGAATTAACTCTTGAAACAAAAATAGCACATTACTTTAGTAGAAGTAAAAAAAGAATTTGGAAAAAAGGTGAAAGTTCAGGGCATACTCAAGAAGTAGTTTCAACAATGGTTGACTGTGATAATGATACCCTTTTAATAAAAGTAAATCAAAATGGTGTAGCTTGTCATACAGGAAGAAAGTCTTGTTTTTTTACAGATTTAGAAACAAATAAAATTATCTCAGATGTAGAAATTGACACAACTGCAGCATATGGAGTAATAGAAACTCTTTACCATACAATTCTTGAAAAGAAAAATGATGACCCTTCAAAATCTTATACAGCAAAATTATTAAAGGGTAATGAAAACTCTATGTTGAAAAAAATTGTGGAAGAAGCCGGAGAATTAACTTTTGCAATTAAAGACAATAATGAAGAAGAAATAATCTATGAAGCTGCTGATTTAATGTACCATTGTCTAGTAGCACTTGGAAGTAAGAATATAAGTCCGGAAAGAGTAAAACAGGAACTTGCTAAAAGATTTGGAATGTCTGGTATTGAAGAAAAAAACTCAAGAGTAGAAAAATAAACTACTTTTGAGTATCTAAGCTTCTTTTAAAAAGAATAAATGTAAAAATAAAAAAAACTACTCCAATTAAAAACATACTTAACATACTTTTATAAATAATTGTAATTCCTGCACCTTTAAAAAGTACTGCTTGTGAAATATCTACAAAATGACTAATAGGTAGTAAGTGCATTAAAAACTGTATAGATTCTGGCATACTTTCATATGGAGTTACAGTTCCAGAAAGCATCATTAAAGGCAATATTGTTAAGATAAAGATCATACCCATTTGAGGCATATTTTTAGAAATAGTACCAATAAAAATACCAATTGATGTAGTAGCAAATAAAACTAAAAAAGTACAAAATAGAAAAAGTATTATTGACCCACTAAGAGGAACATTAAGTATATATTCAACCACTAAACTTAGACTAAAAGATACACAAATTAAAACTACTATACTTGCAGTACAAACTTTAGCTAACATTATTTCAATAGGATTTAAAGGCATAACAAGAAGATGCTCTATAGTTCCATGTTCCCTTTCTCTTATCAAAGATGCAGCGGATAAAAGAATGGATATCATCACAATATTACTTATAATTTCATTTATACTACCAAACCAACTACTTTCAAGACTAGAATTATATTTATACCTATTTATAACTTCTACTAGCTCTAAAGAATCAGTGCCTGAAGCATTTAAAAAAGATGAGATTTCTTGATTTATAATAGCTTGAATATATCCTGCACCTATTCCCGCTTGAGACATTCTTGTTGCATCTATATTTACTTGAATATTAGGTGTATTACCTGAAATAACATTTTTTTCAAACTCACTAGGAATAACAACAACAAAAGTATAATATCCTGAATTCATATATGAATCTATCTCATTATTATTAATAACGCCAGGAGTATTAAATCTTGGCTTATAAAAAGAACTAATAATTCTATTTGATAATATTGAATTATCTTCATTAACAAAAGCAATTGAAGCATTTCTTATTTCTGTAGAAGTTGCCGTTCCTCCTATATAAATAGCAAAAGAAAAAGAGTATATTATTAAAAATAACATAATTTTATCATGGAATAAGGTTCTTAATTCTTTTATCATTAGAGCATAGATGTTTCTTAAACTTCTTTTCATTATGTTTCCTGCTTATTTAAAACTAAAATACTAACAAAGATAATTACAAAAATACTAACTACTAAAACAAAAAAATCTAAATGTAAATCTTTAAACTCAACTGCCTTACTAAATATTCCTCTGCTAATATTTATAAAATAAGTTACAGGAAAGATATTTCCTATAAATGCCCCAATGCCTTCTAAGGAACTTACGGGATCTTGTAAACCAGAAAACTGAATAGTAGGAAGAAGAGAGAAAATAGCTGTTCCACCTAAAGCTGCAATTTGTGTTTTAGCAAAAGAAGACATAAACAAGCCAATTGATGTAGTCACTATTATAAATAAAAAAGCAGCAAAAAAAAGAATTAAAAAATTACCTTTTAAAGGAACTTCAAATACTAAAAGAGTTAAAACCACTAAAGCTAAAAAACTAAGCATACTTATAAAAATATAAGGAATTTGTTTGCCAACTAAGAATTCAAATTTACTAACAGGTGTTGCATAAAAATTTGTAATAGAACCAAGTTCCTTTTCTCTTACAATACTTAAAGCCATTAAAATTGAAGGAATAAAGATTAAAAGCATAGGAATTACAGCAGGAACTATTGCATTTATACTTTTAAAGTCTTGATTATACTTATATCGTACTAAGATATTTGCTTTTGATTCATATGATATCCCATATTGTTCTTTTAAAGTGCTAATAAGATAAGAACTATTTAATCCTTGAACATACCCTTTGATTGTTTCTGCTCTAAAAGGAATGGTACCATCAATCCAAACTGCAACTTCTTGAGAATAACCTTTTAATAAGTTTTTACCAAAATTAGGTGGAATAACAAAAGCAACACTTATTTCAGAAGCTTTCATTTTTTCATCTAAATCACTTTGACTTATTAATTGTTCTTGTTCTAAGAAATATCTGGAACCAGAAATATTTTGAATATATTCTCTACTTTGAGGTGACTTATCTTGATCTAAAACAGAAAACTTTAAATCCTCTACATC encodes the following:
- the hisIE gene encoding bifunctional phosphoribosyl-AMP cyclohydrolase/phosphoribosyl-ATP diphosphatase HisIE, which codes for METIDLIDWEKMDGLIPVITQDANTNEVLMLAYMDKEALELTLETKIAHYFSRSKKRIWKKGESSGHTQEVVSTMVDCDNDTLLIKVNQNGVACHTGRKSCFFTDLETNKIISDVEIDTTAAYGVIETLYHTILEKKNDDPSKSYTAKLLKGNENSMLKKIVEEAGELTFAIKDNNEEEIIYEAADLMYHCLVALGSKNISPERVKQELAKRFGMSGIEEKNSRVEK
- the metH gene encoding methionine synthase; its protein translation is MIDIKKLIEEKVIIIDGAMGTQLQVADIKDEYWIYEGINLEGCNELLNLTAPHILEKIHDAYASAGADLISTNTFGSMPWVLDEYDIPETSYELSKLGAQLVKRSCEKFSTEDKPRFVLGSIGPGTKLPSLGHISYDEMFEGYKIMAQGLIDGGTDIFLLETCQDPLQIKAALHALKEVSPETPIMVSVTIELSGTMLIGTDAMTIAAILEPFNILSLGFNCGTGPKQVHKHVKTLSEVCKFPISVHSNAGLPQNRGGQTYYPMQPKEFTELTKEFLEFNGVSFLGGCCGTTPEHIEALTKSVEGIKPRKPSGFLKASLSSLFNVVPLKQDPAPLLIGERSNATGSKAFRELLKANDYEGTLSVGQQQVRAGAHVIDVSVGFAGRDETGDMDKVVSLYSQKVSLPLMPDSTQVPALEAALKQIGGRCIINSVNLEDGEEKFDVICKLAKKFGAALVCLVIDEVGMAKSKKRKLEVAERIYDLCVNRHGFKPDDLVFDMLTFTIGSGDDEYRTAGIETLEAIKEFQLRHPEVGTTLGLSNISFGLDQKARVYLNSIYLDHCVKAGLTSAIVNVKHILPLNKISDDDRKACDDLIFNNQEDGDPLFKFIEHFANVDDMEEQSDEEYQKLAPIDKVKKLLLDGDKERMLPLVEELRHEVNPEIIVNEWLIDGMKVIGELFGSGQMQLPFVLQSAETMKATVDALNPYLPKEEKASETVLVLGTVKGDVHDVGKNLVDIILSNNGFKVINIGIKADLNDFIIAVREHKAQAIGMSGLLVKSTAVMKENLEELQKQGIDIPVLLGGAALTKGFVNDYCRSIYDGPIFYCRDAFDGVVSMQRIEEGDLENTALAADLVDEEEVARKEEKEVVINEEDVVLPEAGEFTFPPLWGRVALDNSVIDKDLVFKWINHRVLFRQRWGYKRAKNSKEKFLEHEKNVVEPIYERLKEEFIEKELFDPIAIYAYYPCISKENKLYIFSEDYAFHSLEEAKNIPPLEKAIKVMQFPRQRKTPHRCIADYFANDRLDVVAFTFASAGLKLSPYEAELYKDSKFTEYYQVHGLGVELAEALAEVLHKQIRLDLDIVPKEGNTLHDVQMKQYVGCRYSPGYAACPDLEQSRDMFDLLKPEEFGIELSETFQIHPEQSTCAIVVPHHKAKYYNV
- the hutX gene encoding heme utilization cystosolic carrier protein HutX, with amino-acid sequence MKEKINKILKENPEISTIDIAKQLEVSEYVVLQNINEDLAKAVDKEKFDEIIEDISTWGKILMIKITPSFVIEIKDFMPTGTYGHGYYNFNSSNSSISGHLKVSNIEKIIFVSKKHRGMLSHSIVFYDSKGEHIFKIFVTRDKNRELIQEQVDKFMNLKNRL
- a CDS encoding SPFH domain-containing protein, with product MPIDNDYFKNRQQNKNNSNNNGGGGNYQPPFEPPEFFKNFGKKAGFIYAIIIIVAILFIFKPFVIIESGQVGIKVTAGKYEDRPLNPGFHLYFPVVQQVIVVDTKVRLINYASIETSGSGGFDRSIKLNPAINILDARGLPVSIELTVQYRLTAAGAPVTIATWGRGWEDKIVNPVVRNIVRNVVGGFNAEELPTRRNEIATMIENGIRTEIESLKDKPVSVESVQLREIVLPQKIKDQIERVQIANQEAQRVRYEVQRAKQEAEKKAALAKGEADKNRIEAQGRADAVTIEAKAQAAANKSIAASLTSNLLKMQQIQVQGKFNEALRENKDAKIFLTPGGSTPNIWVDTKNKSRDTAINQ
- a CDS encoding branched-chain amino acid transaminase, translating into MTEAKYIWMDGEFVNWQDAKVHVLSHTLHYGNGAIEGTKAYKTHDGRCAIFKLEEHTKRLINSAKMTLIDVPFTADELNEAQIELLQKNELFEGAYIRPLVYLGYGVMGLYHKDAPAQVSISAWEWGAYLGEEGMKKGVRVKISSMTRTPNTSGMGKAKAVANYLNSQMAKFEAVEAGYDEALLRDDQGYIAEASGACFFIVRNGEIITPPNDNSLESITQATVLDLAEDLGYKVTRRRITREEIYIADEAFFTGTAVEVTPIREVDCRVIGEGERGPITEALQTAYFDVVQGKNEKYQKYLTYIN
- a CDS encoding class I SAM-dependent methyltransferase, encoding MSQQNFWNDKFSVNEYFYGKEANEFIKSCKENFDRSKDVLCLGEGEGRNAVFLAKKGFKVTALDASNIGLSKLQQFAKEHDVDILTKCIDLNHWEVNKKYGSIVSSYLHMHKNDRKRLFENIENALETNGYFIGEFFSTNQLAYNSGGPKDLDLLYSVEDFKESFPSCEKIKVEEVITHLNEGKGHQGEASVIRVILQKK
- a CDS encoding ABC transporter ATP-binding protein gives rise to the protein MEKIDLKYIWKILLKKRKILITGQLLTVIAILISIPIPLMLPALVDEVLLGNPAFFVSSINKIFGEGNEFYYIFIITVLVILLRLLHLIISVLLTKIFTNISKYITFRIREKLLLHLKNVCMNEYESLGSGSITANLITDINTLDNFIMSGISKLVTSVLSLFAVAIVIIMIHPLLGLMIIIIQPLIMYLSKRIVKKVGDLKKEENQAISEFQDNIGESLDLFGQIKASNKEDYFFENAISKAKNIQISSNKFSYKNVIYQKFSFTLFLISFEVLRASGLLMVVYSDLSIGMMLAMFAYIWFIINPVNDILSFQYFYSTAKAALNRINKILQLKQEPRGIESFNNKGLNIKLSNLNFSYNSGDKILSDITINIKQGEKVALIGASGSGKTTLAQIIAGFYTKDSGEITYNNISIENIDKKELRKNLFLVLQMPILFNNTLRFNLTMGKEIKEETIYKVLEITQLKDDVLLMKDNIDTIVGKHGIRLSGGQRQRLSIARMLIANPSVVIFDESTSALDVHTEAKIFNNLENILKEKTVITIAHRLSTIKNADIVYVLDKGKVIQSGNHNDLELEEGHYLNFIKKQLI